The Tenacibaculum jejuense genome includes a window with the following:
- a CDS encoding RNA polymerase sigma factor translates to MNTEQEFTKTYKEFAPKVHRLCLGYASGNNGLANEWLQETFIKVWKHRKTFKGKSSIDTWIYRIAVNVCLGDLRKINKNIPINENVLSDHTNDDNSNNTEKNIKQMYHCIDKLNEQNRALILLELENIPQATIAETVGLAHGTLRTRLSRIRKSLLKCIKNGK, encoded by the coding sequence ATGAATACAGAACAAGAGTTTACCAAAACCTATAAAGAATTCGCTCCGAAAGTACATCGGTTATGCTTGGGCTATGCTTCAGGTAATAATGGACTTGCAAATGAGTGGTTACAAGAAACTTTTATAAAGGTTTGGAAACATAGAAAAACATTTAAAGGTAAATCTTCTATTGATACTTGGATATATCGCATTGCAGTAAATGTATGTTTAGGAGATTTACGTAAAATCAATAAAAATATTCCTATAAATGAAAACGTATTATCTGATCATACCAACGATGATAACAGTAATAATACTGAAAAAAATATTAAGCAAATGTATCATTGTATTGATAAACTCAATGAACAAAATAGAGCACTAATATTGTTAGAACTCGAAAATATACCACAAGCTACAATTGCAGAAACTGTAGGTTTAGCTCACGGAACATTGCGAACACGTTTAAGCCGTATTCGAAAATCACTTTTAAAATGCATTAAAAATGGAAAATGA